The Streptomyces sp. NBC_01268 genome window below encodes:
- a CDS encoding sensor histidine kinase: MRLLRPAQRSLRLRLTALYSGLFSVTGLLLLGLTYLLFRERLTGTTVLVLPKDAPYADTAPSLSKSQVAALAERLREDALDQLLMMSLLALLVMLVASVALGWLVAGRALRPVHTIAATAQRLSAATLHERIGLTGPDDELKNLADTFDALLDRLHAAFEAQRRFVANASHELRTPLAVQRAAIQIRLGRARPEDLPRIQEELLDTNRRSERLIEGLLTLATTDRGLDRREPADLALIAAEAVGQSRPAIHTAGLRLALDLRPLPVTGDPVLLHQLVGNLVQNAVRHNVPGGSVEVATAPDGVLTVRNTGPVVPPGETESLLEPFRRLSRSGDGAGLGLSIVRSIAQAHGGSVGLTAPADGGLVVRVTVPV; this comes from the coding sequence TTCTCCGTCACCGGACTGCTCCTGCTCGGCCTCACCTACCTGCTCTTCCGCGAACGCCTCACCGGCACCACCGTCCTCGTGCTCCCCAAGGACGCCCCGTACGCCGACACCGCGCCCTCCCTGTCCAAGTCCCAGGTCGCCGCCCTCGCCGAGCGGCTCCGCGAGGACGCCCTGGACCAGCTCCTGATGATGTCGCTGCTCGCCCTGCTGGTCATGCTCGTCGCCTCCGTCGCGCTCGGCTGGCTCGTCGCGGGCCGCGCCCTGCGCCCGGTGCACACCATCGCCGCGACCGCCCAGCGCCTCTCCGCCGCCACCCTCCACGAGCGCATCGGCCTCACCGGACCCGACGACGAGCTCAAGAACCTCGCCGACACCTTCGACGCCCTCCTCGACCGGCTGCACGCCGCCTTCGAGGCGCAGCGCCGCTTCGTCGCCAACGCCTCCCACGAGCTGCGCACCCCGCTCGCCGTGCAGCGGGCCGCGATCCAGATCCGGCTCGGGCGCGCCCGCCCCGAGGACCTGCCCCGCATCCAGGAGGAGCTGCTCGACACCAACCGGCGCAGCGAACGGCTCATCGAGGGGCTGCTCACCCTCGCCACCACCGACCGGGGGCTGGACCGGAGGGAGCCCGCCGACCTGGCCCTGATCGCCGCCGAGGCGGTGGGGCAGAGCCGGCCCGCGATCCACACGGCCGGGCTGCGGCTCGCCCTGGACCTGCGGCCGCTGCCGGTGACCGGGGACCCCGTCCTGCTGCACCAGCTCGTCGGCAACCTCGTGCAGAACGCGGTCCGCCACAACGTGCCCGGCGGGTCGGTCGAGGTCGCCACCGCGCCCGACGGGGTCCTCACCGTCCGCAACACCGGGCCGGTCGTGCCGCCGGGGGAGACCGAGAGCCTGCTCGAACCCTTCCGCAGGCTCTCCCGCAGCGGCGACGGCGCGGGCCTCGGGCTGTCCATCGTCCGCTCCATCGCCCAGGCGCACGGCGGCTCGGTCGGCCTCACCGCCCCCGCCGACGGCGGCCTCGTCGTCCGGGTCACGGTGCCGGTGTGA
- a CDS encoding ABC transporter ATP-binding protein produces the protein MRQMVFTARDAASSGGSGLTGPVDFPAPGPEGAGRRGPVAAVRGAGRGAARTVAGLGRVLALVWAASPGLTVALALSTVLVGLVPAAVAMTARLLVDTVVRGAALHGSGNPDRVALAVDLPGFVWHPPATTTVTALVALAAVQCGVFALSALATAVRSIAQQLLQERATQSVQVRVMEHAGRLPLSFFEDSASYDLLRQAQQEASTRPVMMIGGAFTLLQHAVTFASMVGLLFGLGPLVAVVALLAPVPAFVSDARYGMRGFQVTLWSSPIRRRMEYLSRLVSTDAYAKEIKVFGLAPFLTERFRLLGAAAYRGLRGVVTARHLVGNAWSLLTTLAGSLTYLYVAVQAVRGRLSLGDLILYTSAATAVATAVQGVFGGASGMYEHHLYLRKLYELLAVRTGSEGGRPLAGPVRGHLVLEHVTFRYPGADRPALDDVCLDIPAGATLAVVGRNGAGKSTLIKLLCRLYEPDSGRILLDGTDIRELDPEALRRQVAAMFQDFVTYQATVAENIGLGDLPGLEDGERIAEAAGRAGAAGLVARLPQGYGTALGKWFDTGVELSGGEWQKVALARAFMRRGALLVLDEPTSALDAEAEHELFSRLRELAAGRTTVYISHRFSTVRRADLIVLIEDGRATEQGTHEELMRLGGSYARLFALQAAAYTDAPGAGGGGAAAPAVVPAAGPVAAAAPGAGPGPGAAKAAAIAAALAAKGKIVP, from the coding sequence ATGCGGCAGATGGTGTTCACGGCCCGGGATGCGGCGAGCAGCGGCGGCAGCGGCCTGACCGGCCCCGTCGACTTCCCCGCCCCGGGCCCGGAGGGGGCCGGACGGCGCGGTCCGGTGGCCGCGGTGCGGGGTGCGGGGCGCGGCGCGGCCCGTACGGTGGCGGGGCTCGGCCGGGTGCTGGCCCTGGTGTGGGCGGCGAGCCCCGGTCTCACGGTGGCGCTCGCGCTGTCGACGGTCCTGGTCGGTCTGGTCCCGGCGGCGGTCGCGATGACGGCCCGGCTGCTCGTCGACACGGTGGTGCGGGGTGCCGCGCTGCACGGTTCGGGGAACCCCGACCGCGTGGCGCTCGCCGTGGACCTGCCGGGCTTCGTCTGGCATCCGCCGGCGACGACGACGGTGACGGCCCTGGTGGCGCTGGCGGCCGTGCAGTGCGGGGTGTTCGCGCTGAGCGCGCTGGCGACGGCGGTGCGGAGCATCGCCCAGCAGCTGCTCCAGGAGCGGGCGACGCAGAGCGTGCAGGTGCGGGTGATGGAGCACGCGGGCCGGCTGCCGCTGTCGTTCTTCGAGGACTCCGCCTCGTACGACCTGCTGCGGCAGGCCCAGCAGGAGGCGTCGACCCGGCCGGTGATGATGATCGGCGGGGCGTTCACGCTGCTCCAGCACGCGGTGACCTTCGCGAGCATGGTGGGCCTGCTGTTCGGGCTCGGGCCGCTGGTCGCGGTGGTGGCGCTGCTCGCGCCCGTCCCGGCGTTCGTCTCCGACGCGCGCTACGGGATGCGCGGCTTCCAGGTGACGCTGTGGTCCTCGCCGATCCGGCGCCGGATGGAGTACCTGTCGCGGCTGGTGTCGACCGACGCGTACGCGAAGGAGATCAAGGTCTTCGGTCTGGCGCCGTTCCTGACGGAGCGCTTCCGGCTGCTCGGAGCGGCGGCCTACCGGGGCCTGCGCGGTGTGGTGACGGCACGTCATCTCGTCGGCAACGCGTGGTCGTTGCTGACGACGCTGGCGGGTTCGCTGACGTATCTGTACGTGGCGGTGCAGGCGGTGCGCGGGCGGCTGAGCCTGGGCGACCTCATCCTGTACACCTCGGCGGCGACCGCCGTCGCGACCGCCGTCCAGGGCGTGTTCGGCGGCGCCTCCGGCATGTACGAGCACCATCTGTACCTGCGGAAGCTGTACGAACTCCTCGCCGTCCGCACCGGCTCCGAGGGCGGCCGACCGCTGGCAGGCCCGGTGCGCGGCCATCTCGTCCTGGAGCACGTCACGTTCCGCTACCCGGGCGCGGACCGGCCCGCCCTCGACGACGTCTGCCTGGACATCCCGGCCGGGGCCACGCTCGCCGTCGTGGGCCGCAACGGGGCCGGCAAGTCCACCCTGATCAAGCTGCTCTGCCGGCTGTACGAGCCCGACTCCGGCCGCATCCTGCTGGACGGCACCGACATCCGCGAGCTGGACCCGGAGGCGCTGCGGCGCCAGGTCGCCGCCATGTTCCAGGACTTCGTCACCTACCAGGCCACGGTCGCGGAGAACATCGGGCTCGGCGACCTGCCCGGCCTGGAGGACGGCGAGCGGATCGCGGAGGCGGCGGGGCGCGCCGGGGCCGCCGGCCTCGTCGCACGGCTGCCGCAGGGGTACGGGACGGCGCTCGGCAAGTGGTTCGACACCGGGGTGGAGCTGTCCGGCGGGGAGTGGCAGAAGGTGGCGCTGGCCCGGGCGTTCATGCGGCGCGGGGCGCTGCTCGTCCTGGACGAGCCGACGTCGGCGCTGGACGCGGAGGCGGAGCACGAGCTGTTCTCCCGGCTGCGCGAGCTGGCGGCGGGCCGCACGACGGTCTACATCTCGCACCGCTTCTCGACGGTGCGGCGGGCGGACCTGATCGTCCTCATCGAGGACGGCCGGGCCACCGAGCAGGGCACCCACGAGGAGCTGATGCGGCTCGGCGGCTCGTACGCGCGCCTGTTCGCCCTGCAGGCGGCGGCGTACACGGACGCGCCGGGGGCGGGCGGGGGCGGGGCCGCCGCTCCGGCGGTGGTCCCGGCGGCCGGTCCGGTCGCCGCTGCCGCTCCGGGGGCCGGACCCGGTCCGGGCGCGGCCAAGGCCGCCGCCATCGCGGCGGCGCTGGCCGCGAAGGGGAAGATCGTCCCGTAA
- a CDS encoding S9 family peptidase has product MTTAPPLIPRSVLFGNPHRMSPALSPDGERLAFLAPAASGVLNVHAGPWRTRAFRPVTADAGRGVRAFAWSADGRHILYVQDRDGDENTHLYAVDPAEGPGSARDLTPYEGVQARIVSLDPRRPDRLLVGLNLRDPAVHDAYRLDPATGTLELAAVDEGFTRWIADDRLRVRGALRPHPDGSVSLLVRDAETAPWRELHRAGPEDAPALRPFGFTTGGRTLLVLSSADSDTARLLRLDTTTGAANAVYADPGYDVEGVGAHPGTGEPQFVLVRRARNDLELLDPALAEDFAALRAAAPGDVSVLGRDRADRHWLVQHNTDDAPAGYRVLHRAAAGRPARVEYLFSHLPALEGQPLAHVEPFSFTARDGLRVHGYLTFPPGTDRRRLPTVLVVHGGPWTRDQWGFRAETQWLANRGYLCLQVDFRGSTGYGKEFTRAGDREWGGRMQDDLQDAVRHAVALGHTDPDRVAIYGGSYGGYAALAGAAFTPGDYRCAVAVAAPSSLLTFIGSVPATWGPMAAMLRRRVGSPEDDAEFLRARSPLFAADRIRVPLLIGQGARDPRVRREESEQLVAALRSGGVPHEYLLFPDEGHGFVRPRNRLTFYAAAERFLAEHLGGRYEA; this is encoded by the coding sequence ATGACGACCGCCCCGCCCCTGATCCCGCGCTCGGTGCTCTTCGGCAACCCGCACCGCATGAGCCCGGCCCTCTCCCCGGACGGCGAACGCCTCGCCTTCCTCGCGCCCGCCGCCTCCGGAGTCCTCAACGTCCACGCCGGGCCCTGGCGCACCCGCGCCTTCCGCCCCGTCACCGCCGACGCGGGACGCGGCGTCCGCGCCTTCGCCTGGTCCGCCGACGGGCGGCACATCCTGTACGTCCAGGACCGCGACGGCGACGAGAACACCCACCTGTACGCCGTGGACCCCGCCGAGGGACCCGGCTCGGCCCGCGACCTCACCCCCTACGAGGGCGTCCAGGCCAGGATCGTCTCCCTCGACCCGCGCCGCCCCGACCGGCTGCTCGTCGGGCTCAACCTGCGCGACCCGGCCGTCCACGACGCCTACCGGCTCGACCCGGCCACCGGCACCCTCGAACTCGCTGCCGTCGACGAGGGGTTCACCCGCTGGATCGCCGACGACCGGCTGCGGGTGCGCGGCGCGCTGCGCCCGCACCCGGACGGCTCCGTGAGCCTGCTCGTACGGGACGCGGAGACGGCGCCATGGCGCGAACTGCACCGCGCCGGACCCGAAGACGCGCCGGCGCTCCGCCCGTTCGGCTTCACCACCGGCGGCCGGACCCTGCTGGTCCTCTCCTCCGCGGACTCCGACACCGCCCGGCTGCTGCGCCTCGACACGACGACCGGCGCGGCGAACGCGGTCTACGCGGACCCCGGGTACGACGTGGAGGGCGTCGGCGCCCACCCGGGCACCGGGGAACCGCAGTTCGTCCTCGTCCGGCGCGCCCGCAACGACCTCGAACTCCTCGACCCGGCCCTCGCCGAGGACTTCGCCGCGCTGCGGGCCGCCGCCCCCGGCGACGTGAGCGTGCTGGGCCGCGACCGCGCCGACCGGCACTGGCTGGTCCAGCACAACACCGACGACGCGCCCGCCGGCTACCGGGTGCTGCACCGGGCCGCGGCGGGCCGGCCGGCCCGCGTCGAGTACCTGTTCAGCCACCTCCCGGCGCTGGAGGGACAGCCGCTCGCCCACGTCGAACCCTTCTCCTTCACCGCCCGCGACGGGCTGCGCGTCCACGGCTACCTCACCTTCCCGCCCGGCACGGACCGCCGACGACTGCCGACCGTCCTCGTGGTCCACGGCGGACCCTGGACCCGCGACCAGTGGGGCTTCCGCGCCGAGACCCAGTGGCTCGCCAACCGCGGATACCTCTGCCTCCAGGTCGACTTCCGCGGCTCCACCGGCTACGGCAAGGAGTTCACCCGCGCCGGCGACCGGGAGTGGGGCGGCCGGATGCAGGACGACCTCCAGGACGCCGTCCGCCACGCCGTCGCCCTCGGCCACACCGACCCGGACCGGGTAGCGATCTACGGCGGTTCCTACGGCGGGTACGCGGCGCTCGCCGGAGCCGCCTTCACCCCCGGCGACTACCGCTGCGCCGTCGCCGTCGCCGCACCCTCCTCGCTGCTCACCTTCATCGGGTCCGTGCCCGCGACCTGGGGGCCGATGGCGGCGATGCTGCGCCGCAGGGTCGGCTCGCCGGAGGACGACGCGGAGTTCCTGCGCGCCCGCTCGCCGCTGTTCGCCGCCGACCGCATCCGCGTCCCGCTGCTCATCGGCCAGGGCGCGCGGGACCCGCGGGTGCGGCGCGAGGAGTCCGAGCAGCTGGTCGCCGCGCTGCGGAGCGGCGGCGTTCCCCATGAGTACCTGCTCTTTCCCGACGAGGGGCACGGCTTCGTCCGGCCCCGCAACCGACTGACGTTCTACGCGGCCGCCGAGCGCTTCCTCGCGGAACACCTCGGCGGCCGGTACGAGGCGTGA
- a CDS encoding cupin domain-containing protein — translation MTPDEFKHAYWEKKPLVVHRENPDHFAASLSFRDVDHILSTSSVRSSELKVVVNGQEIPLVEMAASGPGGPSNGLEVLYDLYRRGSTVVFKFLHERWEPLGRLCRTLSGEFSAGFQANAYLTPAGAQGLTSHYDTHDVFVLQVWGSKHWRLYDSPDELPLANQPYRRPKDGPGAPVREFDLRPGDLMYMPRGTVHDATSNDEASLHITLGVLPVLWSTVLKDALDRAIEGDPRYRGALPPGFALDPELRAGAAATLAELLGSVAGAVDPAELVERAASRALVGRRPVLDGHLLDLEGLRTLGPDTLVRRRAELLWSLRPEDTGLQLEFHGKVVRLPARIEPELRYVLDARAPFTARDVTGRLDVEGRLVLVRRLLQEGLLTLA, via the coding sequence GTGACCCCTGACGAGTTCAAGCACGCGTACTGGGAGAAGAAACCCCTCGTCGTGCACCGGGAGAATCCCGACCATTTCGCGGCCTCGCTGAGTTTCCGCGATGTCGACCACATTCTTTCCACTTCCAGTGTCCGTTCCTCCGAACTCAAGGTCGTGGTGAACGGGCAGGAGATTCCGCTCGTCGAAATGGCCGCGTCGGGGCCCGGCGGGCCGAGCAATGGGCTCGAAGTCCTCTACGACCTCTACCGGCGCGGTTCGACCGTCGTCTTCAAGTTCCTGCACGAGCGCTGGGAGCCGCTCGGCCGACTGTGCCGCACACTGTCGGGCGAGTTCAGCGCCGGGTTCCAGGCGAACGCCTATCTGACCCCGGCCGGCGCCCAGGGCCTCACCAGCCACTACGACACCCACGACGTGTTCGTGCTCCAGGTGTGGGGGTCGAAGCACTGGCGGCTGTACGACTCGCCCGACGAGCTGCCGCTGGCCAACCAGCCGTACCGCAGGCCCAAGGACGGTCCCGGCGCCCCGGTCCGCGAGTTCGACCTGCGGCCCGGCGACCTGATGTACATGCCGCGCGGCACCGTGCACGACGCCACGTCCAACGACGAGGCCTCGCTGCACATCACGCTCGGCGTGCTGCCGGTGCTCTGGTCGACGGTGCTCAAGGACGCCCTGGACCGGGCGATCGAGGGCGACCCGCGCTACCGGGGCGCCCTGCCTCCCGGGTTCGCGCTCGACCCGGAGCTGCGGGCCGGGGCCGCCGCGACCCTCGCGGAGCTGCTCGGCTCGGTCGCCGGGGCGGTCGACCCGGCGGAGCTCGTCGAGCGGGCGGCGAGCCGGGCCCTGGTGGGCCGCCGCCCGGTCCTGGACGGGCATCTGCTCGACCTGGAGGGGCTGCGCACGCTCGGCCCGGACACCCTGGTGCGGCGCAGGGCCGAGCTGCTGTGGTCGCTGCGGCCGGAGGACACGGGCCTCCAGCTGGAGTTCCACGGCAAGGTCGTGCGGCTGCCGGCCCGGATCGAGCCCGAGCTGCGGTACGTGCTCGACGCGCGGGCCCCGTTCACGGCCCGTGACGTGACCGGCCGGCTGGACGTGGAGGGCCGCCTGGTGCTGGTGCGCCGGCTGCTCCAGGAGGGCCTGCTGACCCTGGCGTGA
- a CDS encoding helix-turn-helix domain-containing protein encodes MTRHASAAQRHRAVREVLAGRPVAEVARRHGVSRQTLYAWRKRYAAHGEGGLADRSRRPHESPARIPPAVEALICSLRERHPGWGAGRLRAALDRLGVPDAPSRTTIHRVLIRNRLLVRPDPAAGEELGGLIAAAREALRRLGAALDGLEAEAEAEAAGGPGAPGAGVRDGLGDGAGAGSRGRRGAGPSGVGPSEAGPSGPAAASGAEPTERASMGPTAASDGHVGEHTDGHVGGHVGGHVGGLTAGPADGPCGTCAVCTPPVRLFEQASAPPASTISRYGTLIPTPREVGRRAGPLTETARCGSEG; translated from the coding sequence GTGACCCGACACGCGAGTGCGGCACAGCGCCACCGGGCCGTGCGGGAGGTGCTCGCCGGGCGGCCCGTCGCCGAGGTCGCGCGACGCCACGGCGTCTCGCGCCAGACGCTGTACGCCTGGCGGAAGCGGTACGCGGCGCACGGCGAGGGCGGTCTCGCGGACCGCTCGCGGCGCCCGCACGAGAGCCCGGCGCGGATCCCGCCCGCCGTGGAGGCGCTGATCTGTTCGCTGCGCGAACGGCACCCGGGCTGGGGCGCCGGCCGGCTCCGCGCGGCCCTCGACCGGCTGGGGGTGCCCGACGCCCCCTCGCGGACCACGATCCACCGGGTGCTGATCCGCAACCGGCTCCTCGTCCGCCCGGACCCGGCCGCCGGGGAGGAGCTCGGCGGCCTGATCGCGGCCGCCCGCGAGGCCCTGCGGAGACTCGGCGCGGCCCTGGACGGGCTGGAGGCGGAGGCGGAGGCGGAGGCGGCCGGGGGGCCGGGTGCGCCGGGGGCAGGGGTGCGCGACGGGCTGGGCGACGGGGCAGGGGCCGGCTCCAGGGGGAGGCGCGGAGCGGGGCCGTCCGGAGTGGGGCCGTCCGAAGCGGGGCCGTCCGGACCTGCCGCCGCGAGCGGCGCCGAGCCGACCGAACGGGCCTCCATGGGGCCCACCGCGGCCTCCGACGGGCACGTCGGCGAGCACACCGACGGGCACGTCGGCGGGCACGTCGGCGGGCACGTCGGCGGGCTCACCGCGGGGCCCGCCGACGGCCCCTGCGGGACCTGCGCGGTCTGCACCCCGCCCGTCCGTCTGTTCGAACAGGCGTCGGCGCCGCCCGCGTCAACCATCTCCCGGTACGGCACCCTCATCCCCACCCCGCGCGAAGTCGGCCGCAGGGCAGGCCCGTTGACCGAAACCGCGCGGTGCGGGTCCGAAGGGTGA
- a CDS encoding VOC family protein codes for MPTLALVTLVVRDYDEAVDFYTRALGFDLVEDTDRGDGTRWVVVRPRGAHGTGLLLARAKDATQATAVGAQTGGRVGFFLHTDDFARDHARMTAAGVRFLEAPRHEPYGSVAVFEDLYGNRWDLLQPAPAED; via the coding sequence CTGCCCACCCTCGCGCTGGTCACCCTCGTCGTCCGCGACTACGACGAGGCCGTGGACTTCTACACCCGCGCCCTCGGCTTCGACCTCGTCGAGGACACCGACCGCGGCGACGGCACCCGCTGGGTCGTCGTCCGCCCGCGCGGCGCGCACGGCACCGGCCTGCTGCTGGCCCGCGCGAAGGACGCGACGCAGGCGACGGCCGTCGGCGCCCAGACCGGCGGGCGGGTCGGCTTCTTCCTGCACACCGACGACTTCGCCCGCGACCACGCCCGGATGACCGCCGCCGGGGTCCGCTTCCTCGAAGCCCCCCGGCACGAGCCGTACGGCTCGGTCGCCGTCTTCGAGGACCTGTACGGCAACCGCTGGGACCTCCTCCAGCCGGCCCCGGCCGAGGACTGA
- a CDS encoding nucleoside/nucleotide kinase family protein, with protein sequence MPRMDVTGLERLAERARSLADGGGRRVLGIAGPPGAGKSTLAARLAALLDGLAVLVPMDGFHLAQAELERLGRAGRKGAPDTFDAAGYAALLRRLRAAEPGATVYAPAFDRSLEEPVAGSIAVPPELPLVITEGNYLLHDEGPWAAVLPLLDEAWYLDLDAGRRVPRLVARHVRFGKDEEHARRWVADSDEANARLVERGRDRAHLVVPGD encoded by the coding sequence ATGCCCCGCATGGACGTGACCGGACTGGAACGGCTCGCCGAGCGCGCGCGCTCGCTCGCCGACGGCGGCGGGCGCCGGGTGCTCGGCATCGCCGGGCCGCCCGGCGCCGGCAAGTCGACCCTCGCCGCCCGGCTGGCCGCCCTGCTCGACGGACTGGCCGTCCTCGTCCCCATGGACGGCTTCCACCTGGCCCAGGCCGAACTGGAACGACTCGGACGGGCCGGCCGCAAGGGAGCCCCGGACACCTTCGACGCCGCCGGATACGCGGCCCTGCTCCGCCGCCTGCGCGCCGCCGAACCCGGCGCCACCGTCTACGCCCCCGCCTTCGACCGCTCCCTGGAGGAGCCCGTCGCCGGATCGATCGCCGTGCCGCCCGAGCTCCCACTGGTGATCACCGAGGGGAACTACCTGCTGCACGACGAGGGCCCCTGGGCCGCCGTGCTCCCCCTGCTCGACGAGGCCTGGTACCTCGACCTCGACGCCGGCCGGAGGGTGCCCCGGCTCGTCGCCCGTCACGTCCGCTTCGGCAAGGACGAGGAGCACGCCCGCCGGTGGGTGGCCGACTCCGACGAGGCCAACGCCCGCCTCGTGGAACGAGGGAGAGACCGCGCCCACCTCGTCGTGCCCGGCGACTGA
- a CDS encoding isochorismatase family protein, giving the protein MTHAPALLVIDMQNALAEIAHRAPETIAVIAGLRARARAAGVPVVTVQHHGPPGGELAPGTDGWRIVPELAPRDGESVIAKTGADSFVDTRLDATLAALGVTELLVTGFATEICVDTTARQALSRRYDLVLVADGHTTSVRGAEGPYAEPDRSVAHHNEIFRHLDFPGRSIRVLPAAEVDFGAP; this is encoded by the coding sequence ATGACCCACGCGCCGGCGCTCCTCGTCATCGACATGCAGAACGCCCTCGCGGAGATCGCCCACCGCGCCCCCGAGACCATCGCCGTGATCGCCGGGCTGCGCGCCCGGGCCCGCGCCGCCGGGGTCCCCGTCGTCACCGTCCAGCACCACGGCCCGCCCGGCGGCGAGCTCGCGCCCGGCACCGACGGCTGGCGGATCGTCCCCGAACTCGCCCCGCGGGACGGCGAGTCCGTCATCGCCAAGACCGGCGCCGACAGCTTCGTCGACACCCGCCTCGACGCCACCCTCGCCGCGCTCGGCGTCACCGAGCTCCTCGTCACCGGCTTCGCCACCGAGATCTGCGTCGACACCACGGCCCGCCAGGCCCTCAGCCGCCGCTACGACCTCGTCCTCGTGGCCGACGGGCACACCACCTCGGTGCGCGGCGCCGAGGGCCCCTACGCCGAGCCCGACCGGTCCGTCGCCCACCACAACGAGATCTTCCGCCACCTCGACTTCCCCGGCCGCAGCATCCGCGTCCTGCCCGCCGCCGAGGTCGACTTCGGCGCTCCCTAG
- a CDS encoding CTP synthase C-terminal region-related (seleno)protein, translated as MNTADASGSTQSPRTARTARTPRVALVGDRSPHVKSHVRIPLLLDALAERDGLVLDAYWIPSGDAEEPGAVSGFDAVWLLPGSPYASEAGALAAIRTAREEGIPFLGTCAGFQHALVEFARDVCGLERAAHAENDPEADPEDLLLAPLACSLVGHEGAVRVTPGSLAEAVFGTERTTERYHCAYGPDGRHLDTLERHGMRFTGADDEGQIRIAELPGHPFFLATLFQPELAGDGSRPHPVVRALARAAVERAAR; from the coding sequence ATGAACACCGCAGACGCCTCCGGCAGCACGCAGTCCCCCCGTACCGCACGTACCGCACGTACCCCCCGTGTCGCCCTCGTCGGCGACCGCTCCCCGCACGTGAAGTCCCATGTCCGCATCCCGCTGCTCCTCGACGCGCTGGCCGAGCGGGACGGGCTCGTCCTCGACGCCTACTGGATCCCGTCGGGCGACGCGGAGGAGCCGGGCGCGGTGAGCGGGTTCGACGCGGTGTGGCTGTTGCCGGGCAGTCCGTACGCGAGCGAGGCCGGGGCGCTCGCGGCGATCCGTACCGCGCGCGAGGAGGGGATCCCGTTCCTGGGGACCTGCGCCGGATTCCAGCACGCGCTGGTCGAGTTCGCGCGCGACGTGTGCGGGCTCGAACGGGCCGCGCACGCCGAGAACGACCCGGAGGCGGACCCGGAGGACCTGCTGCTCGCCCCGCTCGCCTGCTCCCTCGTCGGTCACGAGGGCGCGGTACGGGTGACCCCCGGCTCCCTCGCGGAGGCGGTGTTCGGCACGGAGCGGACCACCGAGCGCTACCACTGCGCGTACGGTCCCGACGGGCGCCACCTGGACACCCTGGAGCGGCACGGGATGCGGTTCACCGGCGCGGACGACGAGGGCCAGATCCGGATCGCGGAACTGCCCGGTCACCCCTTCTTCCTGGCGACGCTGTTCCAGCCCGAGCTCGCGGGCGACGGCAGCCGGCCGCACCCGGTGGTGCGGGCGCTGGCGCGGGCGGCCGTGGAGCGCGCGGCGCGCTAG
- a CDS encoding tetratricopeptide repeat protein: protein MTTSSETEDWQRRVDALWAALDTYGDPAAFRARIAELADERPADDPAALFERGAAHDSTGLPEEAVRLYRRALDAGLTGLRRRRAVIQLASSLRNLGRPDRSVELLTEERAIPAERLDADETALAGAVDAFLALALADTGRDREAASLALGALAPLLPRYNRSLAHYARALLGTEPDAS, encoded by the coding sequence ATGACCACCAGCAGCGAAACCGAGGACTGGCAGCGCCGCGTCGACGCCCTCTGGGCCGCGCTCGACACGTACGGGGATCCCGCCGCGTTCCGCGCCCGGATCGCCGAACTCGCCGACGAGCGCCCCGCCGACGACCCCGCCGCCCTCTTCGAGCGCGGCGCCGCCCACGACTCCACCGGCCTTCCCGAGGAGGCCGTGCGCCTCTACCGCCGGGCCCTCGACGCCGGCCTCACCGGACTGCGGCGGCGCCGCGCCGTCATCCAGCTCGCCAGCAGCCTGCGCAACCTCGGGCGCCCCGACCGGAGCGTCGAACTCCTCACCGAGGAGCGGGCGATCCCCGCCGAGCGGCTCGACGCCGACGAGACCGCCCTGGCCGGTGCCGTCGACGCCTTCCTCGCCCTCGCCCTCGCCGACACCGGCCGCGACCGCGAGGCCGCCTCCCTCGCCCTCGGCGCCCTCGCCCCGCTGCTGCCGCGCTACAACCGCTCCCTCGCGCACTACGCCCGGGCCCTGCTGGGCACCGAGCCCGACGCGTCCTGA